One genomic segment of Rivularia sp. PCC 7116 includes these proteins:
- a CDS encoding DUF2141 domain-containing protein, giving the protein MKTNLICCLLLSAFFSFGFGLKANGAEDSANLTISIKGIKNQKGQVCLRIYENERGFPLGNNSKFKSQCIKITGNSVKQEFTGLKKGTYAIAVIDDQNNNNKLDRDFLGIPEEGFGISNNPTVSIKTGVPKFEKASFSLTRNQTVEIVMKYSLDP; this is encoded by the coding sequence ATGAAAACAAATTTAATTTGTTGCTTGTTGCTTTCTGCTTTCTTCAGCTTTGGATTCGGTTTAAAAGCTAATGGAGCAGAAGATTCGGCAAATCTAACTATTTCAATCAAAGGTATCAAGAATCAAAAGGGTCAAGTTTGTTTGAGAATTTATGAAAATGAGCGTGGATTTCCTTTAGGTAATAACAGTAAATTCAAAAGCCAATGTATAAAAATTACTGGCAATTCGGTTAAACAAGAATTTACAGGATTGAAAAAAGGAACTTATGCGATAGCGGTAATTGATGACCAAAATAATAACAATAAACTTGATAGAGATTTTTTGGGCATCCCTGAAGAAGGATTTGGTATTTCTAATAACCCCACTGTCTCGATAAAAACAGGAGTTCCTAAATTTGAAAAGGCAAGTTTTTCACTAACAAGAAATCAAACTGTTGAGATTGTAATGAAATATTCTTTAGACCCTTAA
- a CDS encoding glycosyltransferase family 2 protein — protein MKFWAIALLQTLLGWLFIQIGLTLIFIFYLYSNKANSLCDSQLPKTAVILCLRGADPFLPNCIRALLEQDYPQYELKIIVDSQEDPAWQVANDTVAESNATNVQISPLKIASTVCSLKCSSLIQAVSELDSSYKVVALVDADAVVHPTWLRELVSPLMHPKVGATTGNRWYLSKGKYWGTLIRYIWNISAVIQMYLYGICWGGTLAIKTQVIHESRILEKWARALSEDTMLKAILAEHDLQVKFVPSLLILNREECTLPSLSNWIKRQLLISRLYHPQWWLVVVEAIFSILLPSVIFAFMLLNCLLGNWDISGLLLTCYSLYIFALLLITIAVEIAVRKVINYRWLMPNLSLTTFMKNLIGIPLTHWFYGFALVSSMWISKVSWRNIVYRIKKPFNIQLTQYKPYQSDNQPVDDKVSL, from the coding sequence ATGAAATTTTGGGCGATCGCACTGCTGCAAACTTTGCTAGGTTGGCTGTTTATCCAGATAGGTTTAACGCTTATCTTCATCTTTTACCTTTATTCAAATAAAGCTAATTCCCTCTGTGACAGCCAACTTCCTAAAACAGCAGTAATTTTATGCTTGCGGGGGGCAGATCCTTTTCTCCCCAACTGTATAAGAGCTTTATTAGAGCAAGACTATCCGCAATATGAATTAAAAATTATAGTTGATAGTCAGGAAGATCCAGCATGGCAAGTGGCTAACGATACTGTTGCTGAATCTAATGCTACAAATGTTCAAATCAGCCCTTTAAAAATAGCTAGTACTGTTTGTAGCTTAAAATGCAGTTCTTTAATACAGGCTGTTTCTGAGTTAGATAGCTCTTACAAAGTAGTTGCTTTAGTAGATGCCGATGCAGTAGTTCATCCTACTTGGTTGCGCGAATTAGTTTCGCCTTTAATGCACCCCAAAGTTGGAGCAACTACAGGTAATCGCTGGTATCTATCCAAAGGCAAATATTGGGGCACTTTAATCAGGTACATATGGAATATATCGGCAGTAATACAGATGTATTTATACGGTATCTGTTGGGGAGGTACTTTAGCGATTAAAACACAAGTGATTCACGAAAGCCGAATACTTGAAAAATGGGCAAGAGCTTTAAGCGAAGATACGATGTTGAAAGCTATCCTCGCCGAGCATGATTTACAGGTTAAATTCGTGCCTTCTTTGTTAATTCTCAATCGCGAAGAATGTACTTTACCAAGCTTAAGTAACTGGATAAAACGTCAACTATTGATTTCTAGGCTATATCATCCCCAATGGTGGTTGGTAGTAGTGGAAGCAATATTTTCTATTTTGTTACCAAGCGTAATCTTTGCGTTCATGTTGCTAAATTGTCTTTTAGGGAATTGGGACATTTCCGGACTTTTACTGACTTGCTACAGTCTCTATATATTCGCCTTACTGCTAATTACAATTGCTGTAGAAATAGCAGTGAGAAAGGTCATAAACTATCGGTGGTTAATGCCAAACTTATCATTAACAACATTCATGAAAAATCTAATCGGAATCCCTTTAACACATTGGTTTTATGGATTTGCTTTAGTATCATCAATGTGGATATCAAAAGTATCTTGGCGTAACATTGTCTACCGTATAAAAAAGCCCTTTAATATTCAGCTAACCCAATATAAACCTTATCAATCAGACAATCAACCAGTTGACGATAAAGTTTCTCTTTAG
- a CDS encoding glycosyltransferase: MLKQPLRLAIATGLYAPFLTGVSVAVHQRVRWFLQQGHQVFLIHPQINNQYPSSVGKRPMAGLDELHQYPNFTSYAFPTQPLIFYKSLPQPLSYRHWSDTKLLADFNPDIVLVEEAAQMRGLYSLFLQGYGRPVAVEYAKKKGTPVISLFHTDIVAYIQYYLGNQLFSLIRPFLPKLIKQFSESYDLSLFSSKEQLAKYQAMKCQRSEYFPYQGVDCKKFNPENTIFNPIPNDNRPTLLFVGRITAEKNVNQLLDIYPIVADKIKDVHLVIVGSGPIEAEIKQRAQQFGSGVTVWGESHGEELLGWFARADLFVNPSITENFCTTNNEALASGTPVVAAIAPSTAEQVTPGSNGFLAEPNNPADFAEKIIQILGNPQLKEQMTANARPSILEFDWSACMEKFETKLYQVVGESQKKLTGVGL; this comes from the coding sequence ATGTTAAAGCAACCCCTTCGCCTTGCAATCGCTACAGGATTATACGCTCCATTTTTAACTGGGGTTTCTGTTGCAGTACATCAACGAGTTAGATGGTTTTTGCAACAAGGACATCAAGTATTTCTGATTCACCCCCAAATCAACAATCAGTATCCAAGCAGTGTTGGTAAACGTCCGATGGCAGGATTGGATGAATTACACCAATATCCCAACTTTACTTCCTATGCATTTCCGACACAACCATTAATATTTTACAAATCTCTTCCCCAACCATTAAGCTATCGGCATTGGAGCGATACGAAATTATTAGCAGATTTTAATCCCGATATTGTATTAGTAGAAGAAGCAGCACAAATGAGGGGACTATATTCGCTGTTTTTACAAGGTTATGGTCGTCCTGTCGCAGTAGAATACGCGAAAAAGAAAGGTACTCCAGTAATATCTTTATTCCATACCGATATAGTTGCCTATATTCAATATTACTTAGGTAATCAATTATTTAGTTTAATTCGTCCGTTTCTTCCCAAGCTAATTAAGCAATTTAGCGAGTCATATGACCTAAGTTTATTTTCTTCAAAAGAACAACTTGCTAAATATCAAGCCATGAAATGTCAGCGTAGCGAATATTTTCCCTACCAAGGCGTTGACTGTAAAAAATTCAATCCCGAAAACACTATCTTTAATCCGATTCCTAACGATAATAGACCAACTTTATTATTTGTAGGGCGTATTACAGCAGAAAAAAATGTCAATCAACTTTTGGATATATATCCCATAGTTGCCGACAAAATAAAAGACGTTCACTTAGTGATTGTTGGTAGCGGTCCCATAGAAGCAGAAATCAAGCAGCGCGCTCAACAATTTGGTTCCGGCGTAACAGTTTGGGGAGAATCTCATGGGGAAGAACTTTTAGGATGGTTTGCTCGTGCGGATTTATTTGTTAACCCTTCAATCACCGAAAACTTCTGTACCACAAATAACGAAGCTTTAGCTTCCGGTACTCCCGTAGTTGCTGCGATCGCGCCTTCTACAGCAGAGCAAGTTACGCCTGGTAGTAACGGCTTTTTAGCAGAACCCAACAATCCCGCAGATTTCGCCGAAAAAATCATTCAAATTCTCGGAAACCCTCAATTAAAAGAGCAGATGACAGCCAATGCTCGTCCTTCAATTTTGGAATTTGATTGGTCAGCTTGTATGGAAAAATTTGAGACGAAGCTTTATCAAGTTGTTGGAGAATCGCAGAAAAAATTGACTGGTGTTGGTTTGTAA
- a CDS encoding alanine--glyoxylate aminotransferase family protein — MTQALPAKNNQKLQLSPLNIPNRLLLGPGPSNAHPDVLKAMNTAPVGHLDPAFLTLMDEIQSLLRYVWQTENPLTIAVSGTGSAAMEATIANAVEPGDVVLIGVIGYFGNRLVDMAGRYGADVRTITKPWGQVFSLDELKTAIETHHPRIVALVHAETSTGARQPLEGVSELCREHDSLLLVDSVTSMGGVPLYLDEWGVDLAYSCSQKGLGCPPGASPFTMSSRAMEKLQKRQTKVANWYLDMNLLSKYWGKERTYHHTAPINLYYALRESLRLLAEEGVENSWERHQKNAEYLWQGLEDLGMTLHVERQYRLPTLTTVRIPEGIDGKAVAREMLLEDNLEVGGGLGELGGKVWRIGLMGYNSRKENVDRLLEVLQKKIKS, encoded by the coding sequence ATGACGCAAGCATTACCTGCAAAAAACAACCAAAAATTACAGCTATCACCCTTAAATATACCTAACCGCTTGCTGCTCGGTCCCGGTCCATCAAATGCTCACCCCGACGTACTCAAAGCAATGAACACTGCCCCTGTAGGGCATCTTGACCCAGCTTTCTTGACGCTGATGGATGAAATTCAATCACTGCTACGCTATGTATGGCAAACAGAAAACCCCTTGACAATAGCAGTTAGCGGCACCGGAAGCGCTGCAATGGAAGCGACAATTGCGAATGCAGTAGAGCCGGGTGATGTTGTATTAATTGGTGTTATTGGATACTTTGGTAATCGTTTGGTTGACATGGCTGGACGTTATGGTGCAGATGTACGAACTATTACCAAGCCTTGGGGACAGGTATTTTCATTAGATGAATTAAAAACCGCTATAGAAACTCATCATCCGAGAATAGTGGCATTGGTTCACGCCGAAACTTCTACGGGTGCGCGTCAACCTTTGGAAGGAGTCAGCGAATTATGTCGCGAGCATGATAGTTTGCTGCTGGTAGATTCCGTCACAAGCATGGGCGGCGTACCTTTATATTTGGATGAGTGGGGAGTGGATTTAGCTTATAGCTGTAGTCAGAAAGGTTTGGGTTGTCCTCCTGGAGCTTCACCTTTTACTATGAGTTCCCGTGCAATGGAGAAATTGCAAAAGCGTCAAACCAAAGTTGCAAACTGGTACTTAGACATGAACCTGTTAAGCAAATATTGGGGTAAAGAACGCACATATCATCATACAGCCCCCATAAATTTATATTATGCTTTGCGGGAATCCCTACGTTTACTTGCAGAAGAAGGGGTAGAAAATAGTTGGGAAAGGCATCAAAAAAACGCGGAATATCTTTGGCAAGGTTTAGAAGATTTAGGAATGACTTTGCATGTTGAAAGACAGTACAGATTACCAACACTTACCACAGTAAGAATCCCCGAAGGAATTGACGGTAAAGCAGTTGCGCGAGAAATGCTGTTAGAAGACAATCTTGAAGTTGGTGGTGGACTCGGCGAATTAGGTGGCAAGGTTTGGCGCATCGGATTGATGGGTTACAACAGCCGCAAAGAAAATGTAGATAGACTTTTGGAAGTATTGCAGAAGAAGATTAAAAGTTAA
- a CDS encoding DUF760 domain-containing protein, which produces MNNIDQRNPEFFDNQTAGANSLLEYIKSLSPETIGQLSKPASSGVMEAIERTISGMLGGLPGDDFNVMVTTNRESLGKLLASAMLNGYLLRNAEQRMAFETTLQSLEADSQDNE; this is translated from the coding sequence GTGAATAATATAGACCAGCGCAATCCAGAATTCTTCGATAATCAAACAGCAGGCGCTAATTCTTTGTTAGAGTACATTAAATCTTTGAGTCCAGAAACAATCGGTCAACTTTCTAAACCTGCTTCTTCAGGAGTTATGGAAGCAATTGAACGTACTATCTCTGGTATGTTGGGTGGTTTACCTGGGGATGATTTTAACGTTATGGTAACTACCAATCGTGAAAGCTTAGGAAAACTTTTAGCTTCTGCAATGCTTAATGGTTATTTGTTACGTAATGCCGAGCAGCGTATGGCATTTGAAACTACTTTGCAATCTTTAGAAGCTGATTCTCAGGATAATGAGTGA
- a CDS encoding damage-control phosphatase ARMT1 family protein, translated as MHSKDSAPKLDIPTSLIASVDGGFTEHTVINRMPNIARRVIEENDFSDEINQSLEKLANDLSSGNLLPLVDDTGVDVIAWQHYLHSYQAQRWVDIPWFVAETYFYRLILNITNYFTPGEYQYIDPFKLQKSQGLEKSLDSIVALCKQASVWFSQTNSTETSLIGLLYFSLWGNRVDLSLWSAIEDSDRSNFNIESQQAHILVDDSAKVIDLLVNKTSNKQNQVDLVADNAGFELVCDLCLLDFILNRGLVDTVKLHLKPHPTFVSDAMIKDVHHTIDYLRNSSSLEVKNFASRLQNYVASGQLILSEDYFWTSPLAFWEIPESKRNELSNSSLLIVKGDANYRRLLGDRHWDYSSNFMDIVCYLPVPTLALRTLKSEVAAGIPPLTIDKVAKSDPDWLTNGSWGLIQLAAI; from the coding sequence ATGCATTCTAAAGATTCCGCTCCTAAATTAGATATCCCAACATCGTTGATTGCATCTGTAGATGGTGGTTTTACCGAGCATACGGTAATAAATAGAATGCCTAATATTGCTCGTCGAGTCATTGAGGAAAATGATTTCTCAGATGAGATTAACCAAAGTCTTGAAAAACTAGCAAATGATTTATCATCAGGTAATTTGTTACCACTTGTTGATGATACTGGTGTAGATGTTATTGCATGGCAGCATTATTTGCACTCTTATCAAGCACAACGTTGGGTTGATATTCCTTGGTTTGTAGCTGAAACTTATTTTTATCGTCTAATTCTGAACATCACAAATTATTTTACTCCTGGAGAATATCAATATATAGATCCGTTTAAATTACAAAAGTCTCAAGGCTTAGAAAAATCTCTAGATTCAATAGTTGCTTTGTGCAAGCAAGCTTCTGTTTGGTTTTCCCAAACCAATTCTACAGAAACTAGTTTGATTGGACTATTATATTTCTCGCTGTGGGGAAATCGTGTAGACTTAAGTTTATGGTCGGCAATAGAAGATAGCGATCGCAGTAATTTTAATATAGAAAGTCAGCAAGCTCATATATTAGTAGACGATTCAGCAAAAGTTATAGATTTATTAGTCAACAAAACCTCAAACAAGCAAAATCAGGTTGATTTAGTTGCAGACAATGCTGGATTTGAATTAGTTTGTGACTTATGTTTGCTAGATTTTATATTAAATCGTGGTTTAGTCGATACAGTAAAGCTACATTTGAAACCCCACCCGACTTTTGTTTCTGATGCAATGATTAAAGATGTGCATCATACAATTGATTATCTTCGTAATAGCTCGAGTTTGGAAGTAAAAAACTTTGCTAGTCGCTTGCAAAATTATGTCGCTTCGGGACAGTTAATTTTAAGTGAAGACTATTTTTGGACATCTCCTTTAGCCTTTTGGGAAATACCAGAATCTAAAAGAAACGAATTAAGCAATTCGAGTTTACTTATAGTTAAAGGAGATGCTAATTATCGACGTTTGTTAGGAGATAGACATTGGGATTACAGCAGCAATTTTATGGATATAGTTTGTTATTTACCCGTACCAACCTTAGCTCTGCGTACTTTGAAATCCGAAGTAGCAGCAGGTATTCCACCATTAACAATTGATAAAGTTGCAAAATCCGATCCTGACTGGTTGACTAATGGAAGTTGGGGTTTGATTCAGTTAGCAGCTATATGA
- a CDS encoding NAD(P)/FAD-dependent oxidoreductase translates to MENKAGSKPPHHVVIVGGGFGGLYTAKALNSKDIKVTLIDKRNFHLFQPLLYQVATGTLSPADISSPLRSVLKNSKNTKVLLGEVSDIDPEKQNVVMRGENIPYDSLIIATGAKHSYFGKDEWEDYAPGLKTVEDAIEMRRRIFMAFEAAEQETDEEKRRALLTFVVVGGGPTGVELAGAIAELAYGILKEDFRNIDTSETQVLLLEGMDRVLPPFAPELSEKAQKSLEGLGVNVVTKTLVTGIEGDIVTVKQGDETKQFGANTVLWAAGVKASALGKIVSEKTGAETDRAGRVIVEPDLSLKGYPNIYVIGDLAHFAHQTGKPLPGVAPVAMQEGEYVAKSIKQQLKGNTLPAFRYSDKGSLAVIGQHAAVVDLGFMKLTGFLAWLFWLLIHIYYLVEFDNKLVVMIQWVWNYFTRNRGARLITGKDLPVPVEVNSKVDYYPPVNEKKAVNV, encoded by the coding sequence ATGGAAAATAAAGCTGGGAGTAAGCCGCCACATCATGTAGTTATCGTTGGTGGAGGTTTTGGAGGATTATATACAGCAAAAGCGCTAAATAGTAAGGATATAAAGGTTACTTTAATAGACAAAAGAAATTTTCACTTGTTTCAACCGTTGCTGTATCAAGTAGCTACCGGTACTTTATCGCCTGCTGATATTTCATCACCATTGCGTTCGGTACTTAAAAACAGTAAAAATACTAAAGTTTTGCTGGGAGAGGTTTCTGATATAGATCCAGAGAAGCAAAACGTGGTTATGAGGGGTGAAAACATCCCTTACGACAGTTTGATTATTGCTACAGGTGCCAAGCATTCATATTTTGGTAAAGATGAGTGGGAAGATTACGCACCCGGTTTAAAAACTGTGGAAGATGCGATTGAAATGCGTCGTCGTATATTTATGGCATTTGAAGCAGCAGAGCAAGAGACTGATGAAGAAAAACGTCGTGCTTTGTTGACATTTGTGGTGGTTGGTGGTGGTCCGACTGGGGTAGAATTAGCGGGTGCGATCGCTGAATTAGCTTACGGTATTCTCAAGGAAGATTTTCGTAATATTGATACTTCCGAGACGCAGGTATTGCTTTTAGAAGGAATGGATCGAGTTTTACCACCGTTTGCGCCGGAATTATCGGAAAAAGCACAAAAGTCTTTGGAAGGTTTAGGTGTTAATGTAGTCACAAAAACTTTAGTAACTGGTATCGAAGGAGATATAGTTACTGTTAAGCAAGGTGACGAAACTAAACAGTTTGGAGCTAACACAGTATTGTGGGCGGCAGGTGTAAAAGCTTCAGCCTTGGGTAAAATAGTATCGGAAAAAACCGGTGCGGAAACCGATAGAGCGGGAAGAGTAATTGTTGAACCAGACTTAAGTTTGAAGGGTTATCCGAATATATATGTAATCGGAGATTTGGCACATTTTGCTCATCAGACGGGTAAACCTTTACCAGGTGTTGCACCAGTTGCCATGCAGGAAGGGGAATATGTTGCAAAATCGATTAAGCAGCAGTTAAAAGGCAATACTTTACCAGCATTCAGATATTCTGATAAAGGTAGTTTAGCTGTAATCGGACAACATGCCGCTGTAGTCGATTTAGGCTTTATGAAACTAACAGGTTTCCTAGCTTGGCTATTCTGGCTATTAATTCATATTTATTATTTAGTTGAATTTGACAACAAGCTCGTAGTCATGATTCAGTGGGTTTGGAATTATTTTACTCGCAATCGTGGTGCAAGGTTGATTACAGGAAAAGACTTACCAGTGCCTGTTGAAGTTAATAGCAAGGTAGATTATTATCCGCCAGTGAATGAGAAAAAAGCTGTTAATGTTTAG
- a CDS encoding ATP-binding protein → MKEKILVVEDERIIACDIKYCLESHEYIVVEVVAYGEKAISLVEELQPDLVLMDMMLKGAMNGIEAAEIIMNNYNIPVVFLTAHSDESTIKKAKATQPFGYVLKPFEETQLITTIEIALSKHQKEIVMRDELQKEKEMRELKSRFVSMVSHEFRNPLSTILNTTELLANHNQQLTENKKDEYLYHIQNSVKHLNQLLSDVLLVGKAEVHQTQFNRAPLDLEKFCIDLVEEVKLIATEKHQIILKVQGCCSQQEKNSASADIKLPLLDEKLLRHIFTNLLSNAIKYSPQGGSIQFDLFCLQGEAIFRIQDEGIGIPQIEQDNLFDSFQRGSNVGQIPGHGLGLSIVKQYVELHQGEISLISKEGVGTTFIVTIPLE, encoded by the coding sequence ATGAAAGAGAAAATCCTGGTTGTAGAAGATGAAAGAATTATTGCCTGCGATATCAAATATTGTTTAGAAAGCCACGAATATATCGTCGTCGAAGTTGTCGCTTATGGAGAAAAAGCGATTTCTCTGGTAGAAGAATTACAGCCAGATTTAGTGTTGATGGATATGATGCTTAAAGGCGCGATGAATGGAATCGAAGCTGCCGAAATTATTATGAATAATTATAATATTCCGGTAGTTTTTCTCACGGCTCATTCCGATGAAAGTACTATTAAAAAAGCCAAGGCAACCCAACCTTTTGGTTACGTACTCAAACCTTTTGAAGAAACTCAACTCATTACTACTATTGAAATAGCTTTAAGCAAGCATCAAAAAGAAATTGTAATGAGAGATGAATTGCAAAAGGAAAAAGAAATGAGGGAATTAAAATCTCGTTTTGTATCAATGGTTAGCCACGAATTTCGCAATCCATTAAGCACAATTTTAAATACTACTGAATTACTTGCCAATCACAATCAGCAGTTAACAGAAAACAAAAAAGATGAATACTTGTATCACATACAAAATTCCGTAAAACATCTGAACCAACTGTTAAGCGATGTATTATTAGTAGGTAAAGCAGAAGTCCATCAAACTCAATTCAATCGGGCACCTTTAGATTTAGAAAAATTTTGCATAGATTTAGTAGAAGAAGTCAAACTAATCGCAACCGAAAAACATCAAATTATTTTAAAAGTTCAAGGATGCTGTTCGCAACAAGAAAAAAATAGCGCATCCGCAGATATAAAATTACCTCTTTTAGATGAAAAACTTCTGCGGCATATCTTTACCAATCTGCTATCCAATGCAATTAAATATTCTCCTCAAGGTGGAAGCATACAATTTGATTTATTTTGTTTACAAGGAGAAGCTATTTTCCGCATTCAAGATGAAGGTATTGGAATTCCACAAATAGAGCAAGATAACTTATTCGATTCTTTTCAAAGAGGTAGTAATGTTGGTCAAATCCCCGGACATGGATTAGGATTATCAATTGTCAAACAATATGTTGAACTCCATCAAGGAGAAATCAGTTTAATTAGTAAGGAAGGAGTGGGAACTACGTTTATTGTTACTATTCCGCTGGAATGA
- a CDS encoding histidine kinase dimerization/phosphoacceptor domain -containing protein, translating into MLLVADAIQDFSLKVSPETYLTEIFNLIEKSRKDNFKFQQLFVIENLKLLGIIRIIDLVCIINSERNIDETKVVDAMKPAITLKSDYEYHQALSLMQENSILHLPVIDEAGEILEIVNLRDIAQKIQLEINNQKTNKNDKTDFDDLSQQLQASINEHNKLKAERDNLASKNKLLQHKICDSLATEAQLLQTTNELQELFQAFPDIYFRLKSDGTILSCHANNISDLYLPPEPFLGKKIQDVIPSEIAAQFQKTISQVLETNSLVAIEYCLSLASGEKNFEARLQKTIADNIIVIVRDITERKQAEIELQTAKDELEIRVEKRTYELQNTNSRLRQEIIERQRIEEELRYRIEFEKLITTISTDFINLAPNQTDNGINQALKSIGEFVGVDRSYVFLLTDNSEKINNTHEWCVSEIPCRIDDLQDIYVEDVTLFVEKLHSGETLQLQDVQNLLAQETFETEVFKTQDIKSLIILPITCSSNLIGFLGFESLTTTTWTENSIILLKIVAEMLGNVLGRKRVEEALRVSEERYARAISAGKVGVWEWNIHTNEVYIDSNLKAMLGYKDEEIANQFSSWLRFVHSGDVDLVKAEINAYLEELIPKYEIEHRMVHREGNALAFLTRGTVIRDDNGVPAFMAGSSTDITVRKQVENKLKASLKEKEVLLKEIHHRVKNNLQIISSLLRLQSGYIKDKQALEIFKDSQNRVRAMALIHENLYQTNDLAKIEFAEYIRKLKHNLIRCYNINNIQINTNIEKTFLKIDTAIPCGLIINELISNAIKHAFKNAEEGEIYVEFINLQEGKYSLSVSDNGTGASENINSLKKQSLGLELVWNLVEQLEGTIIYSSKLGTSFRITFTEINQGEEK; encoded by the coding sequence ATGCTTTTAGTTGCAGATGCCATTCAAGACTTCAGCCTAAAGGTTTCCCCAGAAACTTATTTAACAGAAATTTTCAATTTAATCGAAAAAAGCAGAAAAGATAATTTTAAATTTCAACAATTATTTGTTATAGAAAACTTGAAGCTATTAGGAATTATTAGAATTATAGATTTAGTTTGTATAATTAATTCAGAAAGGAACATAGACGAAACTAAAGTGGTGGATGCAATGAAGCCCGCAATTACTTTAAAATCTGACTATGAATATCATCAAGCTTTATCTTTGATGCAAGAAAATAGTATTTTACATTTACCTGTTATTGATGAAGCAGGAGAGATATTAGAAATCGTCAATTTAAGAGATATCGCTCAAAAAATACAGCTAGAAATTAATAATCAAAAGACAAATAAAAACGATAAAACAGATTTTGATGATTTGAGCCAACAGCTACAAGCAAGCATAAATGAACATAACAAATTAAAAGCAGAACGAGATAATTTAGCAAGTAAAAATAAATTATTGCAGCATAAAATATGCGATAGTCTTGCAACAGAAGCACAACTTTTGCAAACAACTAATGAATTACAAGAGTTATTTCAAGCTTTCCCCGATATCTACTTTCGTTTGAAAAGTGACGGTACTATTCTTAGCTGTCACGCTAACAACATTTCTGATTTGTATTTGCCACCCGAACCATTTTTAGGTAAAAAAATACAAGATGTAATACCATCAGAGATTGCTGCTCAATTTCAGAAAACTATTTCTCAAGTGCTGGAAACTAATTCCTTAGTTGCAATCGAATATTGTTTATCGTTAGCATCTGGAGAAAAAAATTTTGAAGCACGACTTCAAAAGACGATTGCAGATAATATTATAGTTATTGTTCGAGATATAACCGAACGCAAGCAAGCAGAAATAGAATTACAAACCGCTAAAGACGAATTAGAAATTAGAGTAGAGAAACGTACTTACGAATTACAAAATACAAACTCTCGTTTGCGACAAGAAATTATCGAACGTCAGCGAATTGAAGAAGAACTTCGCTATCGAATAGAATTTGAAAAGTTAATTACTACTATATCCACTGATTTTATTAATCTAGCTCCGAATCAAACAGATAACGGTATCAATCAAGCATTAAAATCTATTGGTGAATTTGTTGGAGTTGACCGTAGTTATGTATTTTTATTAACAGATAACAGCGAAAAGATTAATAACACGCATGAATGGTGTGTTTCAGAAATTCCATGCCGCATAGATGATTTGCAAGATATTTATGTTGAAGATGTAACTTTGTTTGTAGAAAAGCTTCACTCTGGTGAAACTTTGCAATTACAGGATGTACAGAATTTACTTGCACAAGAAACATTTGAAACAGAAGTTTTTAAAACTCAAGATATTAAATCTTTGATTATTTTACCGATTACTTGTAGCAGTAATTTAATCGGTTTTCTCGGTTTTGAATCTTTGACTACTACTACATGGACGGAAAACAGCATTATCCTGCTCAAAATAGTAGCAGAGATGCTGGGAAATGTTTTGGGGCGTAAGCGAGTTGAAGAAGCTTTAAGGGTAAGCGAGGAAAGATATGCGCGAGCAATAAGTGCCGGGAAGGTAGGGGTTTGGGAGTGGAATATTCACACTAACGAAGTTTATATTGACTCTAATTTAAAAGCAATGCTTGGGTATAAAGATGAAGAAATAGCCAATCAATTCAGCAGTTGGTTACGATTTGTACATTCGGGTGACGTAGATTTAGTCAAAGCTGAAATCAACGCTTATTTAGAAGAATTAATTCCTAAATATGAGATTGAACACCGAATGGTACACAGAGAAGGAAATGCCTTAGCATTTTTAACACGCGGTACGGTAATTCGGGATGATAATGGAGTACCGGCTTTTATGGCTGGTTCAAGTACCGATATTACAGTTCGCAAGCAAGTCGAAAATAAACTGAAGGCTTCTTTAAAAGAAAAAGAAGTATTACTCAAAGAGATTCATCACCGAGTTAAAAATAATTTACAGATAATTTCTAGTTTGTTACGTTTGCAATCTGGATATATTAAAGATAAACAAGCTCTAGAAATCTTTAAAGATAGCCAAAACCGCGTGCGAGCAATGGCTTTAATTCACGAAAATCTATATCAAACCAACGATTTAGCAAAAATAGAATTTGCCGAGTATATTCGCAAATTAAAACATAATCTAATTCGCTGTTATAACATTAATAATATTCAGATAAATACTAATATAGAAAAAACATTTTTGAAAATTGATACAGCTATTCCTTGTGGTTTAATTATCAACGAACTGATTTCTAATGCTATTAAACATGCTTTTAAAAACGCTGAAGAAGGAGAAATATACGTGGAGTTTATAAATTTGCAGGAAGGGAAGTATTCTTTATCCGTTAGCGATAATGGTACGGGAGCATCGGAAAATATTAATTCCTTGAAAAAACAATCTCTTGGCTTAGAACTTGTGTGGAATTTGGTAGAACAATTAGAAGGAACAATTATATATAGTTCTAAGCTAGGTACTTCATTTAGAATTACATTTACTGAGATTAACCAAGGAGAAGAAAAATGA